Proteins co-encoded in one Gadus morhua chromosome 6, gadMor3.0, whole genome shotgun sequence genomic window:
- the wdr31 gene encoding WD repeat-containing protein 31, protein MGKLQSKFRKRSQLYRASQRGAADNSTDSQVLQYELAHQGSINTVTNLSPDLCVSGGSDQAVVVYDWKQGRMCQSFQGHTREVTKVQCYAGSTWIFSASRDKSVLMWDLDQGDEPIQEFCGHELVVNGLAVSPEGRKLCSGSRDNWMCLWDIESGQCEQRLNISRNLVTHVCWVPGSSSLVQSSEDKTIRVWDSRSWQVTNTFPAKQYIQTHCDVCPNGNYLVSSSNGFGGQGCEATLWDLRQPGCKVVEYRGHIQTTACCVFLPTGPSGISRVATSSHDGSLKIWDQNTAACMGTLTLDGAGPLVSLAPSDPSSLLCASFNAGIHFIQVDEVSGQGSGPGGSALDIKVVARF, encoded by the exons ATGGGCAAACTACAGAGCAAGTTCAGAAAGAGGTCACAACTGTACAG GGCGTCTCAGAGGGGTGCAGCAGATAACTCGACTGACAGTCAAGTCTTGCAATATGAACTTGCTCATCAGGGATCCATCAATACTGTCACAAATCTCAGcccagatctgtgtgtgtccggAGGGAGTGACCAG GCAGTGGTTGTGTACGACTGGAAACAAGGACGGATGTGTCAGTCGTTCCAGGGTCACACCCGAGAGGTTACCAAG GTTCAGTGTTATGCGGGTAGCACATGGATCTTCAGTGCCTCCCGGGATAAGAGTGTGTTAATGTGGGATCTGGACCAAGGGGACGAACCCATTCAGGAGTTCTGTGGTCATGAATTGGTGGTCAATGGACTTGCTGTCAGCCCtg AAGGGAGGAAGCTGTGCAGTGGTTCCCGTGACAACTGGATGTGTCTGTGGGACATTGAATCTGGCCAATGTGAGCAAAGGCTCAACATCTCCAGAAATCTG GTGACTCATGTGTGTTGGGTACCAGGAAGCTCGTCATTAGTCCAGAGTTCAGAGGACAAAACTATCAG GGTTTGGGACAGCCGTTCCTGGCAGGTGACCAACACATTTCCAGCCAAACAATACATCCAGACCCACTGTGACGTTTGTCCCAACGGAAACTACCTGGTGTCCAGCAGCAACGGCTTCGGGGGCCAAGGGTGTGAGGCTACG CTGTGGGATCTACGTCAGCCTGGGTGTAAGGTGGTGGAATACAGGGGGCACATCCAGACCACCGCCtgctgtgtgtttctgcctACTGGTCCCTCTGGCATATCCCGGGTGGCCACCTCCTCCCATGACGGCTCCCTCAAAATCTGGGATCAGAACACTGCCG CCTGCATGGGAACATTGACGCTGGACGGCGCCGGCCCCCTGGTGTCTCTGGCTCCCAGCGACCCCAGCAGCCTACTGTGTGCCAGCTTCAACGCTGGGATCCACTTCATTCAGGTGGACGAGGTTTCGGGTCAGGGTTCTGGCCCTGGCGGTTCGGCATTGGACATAAAAGTAGTCGCTCGCTTTTAG
- the bri3bp gene encoding BRI3-binding protein: protein MKGLKIVTVLSCVLVSLFCVAEAARNRKDSSNQNSFRRAANGIYQTLSNVFGEENIRGLYKFFSKTTERFVHGVDGFVDSIWKIWTDLLDVMGIDSSNMSHYFSPTSLTNSPARALLLVAAVLLAYWCLSLFLSGLYYLLHSVFGRFFWAVRVFLFAMACLYILQKFEGDPERAVLPLCFVMAVYFMTGPVGAFWRRGGGGAGSLEEKIDQLDTQVRLLNIRLCRIMESMDRSAEK, encoded by the exons ATGAAGGGGTTAAAGATCGTGACCGTGCTgtcgtgtgtgttggtgtctttgTTCTGTGTGGCGGAGGCTGCAAGGAACAGGAAAGACTCCAGCAACCAGAACAGCTTCCGCCGGGCGGCGAACGGTATCTACCAGACCCTCAGCAATGTATTTGGCGAAGAAAATATTCGAGGATTGTACAAG TTTTTCTCCAAGACAACCGAACGTTTTGTCCATGGAGTTGACGGCTTTGTCGACTCTATCTGGAAGATTTGGACAGATCTGCTGGATGTCATGGGCATCGATT CCTCCAACATGAGCCACTACTTCAGCCCCACCTCGCTGACCAACTCCCCGGCCCGCGCCCTGCTGCTGGTGGCTGCCGTGCTGCTGGCCTACTGGTGCCTGTCCCTCTTCCTGAGCGGCCTCTACTACCTGCTCCACTCGGTGTTCGGCCGCTTCTTCTGGGCGGTGCGCGTGTTCCTCTTCGCCATGGCCTGCCTCTACATCCTGCAGAAGTTCGAGGGGGACCCGGAGCGCGCCGTGCTGCCGCTGTGCTTCGTCATGGCGGTGTACTTCATGACGGGGCCCGTGGGCGCCTTCTGgcgccgcggcggcggcggggccggCTCCCTGGAGGAGAAGATCGACCAGCTGGACACCCAGGTCAGGCTGCTCAACATCAGGCTGTGTCGCATCATGGAAAGCATGGACCGATCAGCGGAGAAGTAG